A DNA window from Setaria viridis chromosome 2, Setaria_viridis_v4.0, whole genome shotgun sequence contains the following coding sequences:
- the LOC117842024 gene encoding glutamate receptor 3.4, with protein MGYSHLAALLLCACMFASGTTAGNQNGTGVPARPAEVRIGALFTFDSVIGKAVRPAIELAVAHVNADPSILRGTKLSVLMQDTKCSGFVGTIEALQLLAKDVVAVLGPQSSAVAHVICHAVNELHVPLVSFSATDPTLSSLEYPYFVRATQSDYYQMGAIASIISYYRWKQVIAIYVDDDYGRGGIMALGDALAKRKCKIAYKAKLPPGAANTTVEDILMQVNEMESRVYVVHVNPDSGLNVFSAAKSLGMMSSGYVWIATDWLSEVIDSSGHDNPAVMEHTQGVLVLRQHVTVSEIQHALLPKWNNLTRNGIAYSMRAYDSVWLVAHAIERFLSEGNAISFSADPNLVTTKGSSLQLDSLRIFNNGNKLLEKVWSANFSGVSGPVQFTLDRNLVHPAYDILNIGGTGLRTIGYWSNFSGLSVVAPENLNLSSLNSSTNNVQLHSAIWPGQVSETPRGWVFSYHGKPMRIGVPLRTSYKEFVMQDDGPDGVKGFAVDVFKAAISLLPYPVSCNFVLFGDGLKNPSYSDLVQKVSENYFDAAIGDIAIVTNRTRLVDFTQPYIESGLIIVAPAREIESNAWAFLKPFTFQMWCVLGVIFLFVGAVVWVLEHRTNTEFRGPPRQQIMTVCWFSFSTMFFAHRENTVSALGRFVLLIWLFVVLIINSSYTASLTSLLTVQELTSGIQGLDSLISSSSAIGYQVGSFSRNYLVDELNIAESRLVPLNSPSDYARALELGSGNGGVAAIIDELPYVEIFLSKYCKFKTVGQVFTKSGWGFAFPRDSPLAEDLSTAILTLSENGNLQRIHDEWLSGTECSADNNAAASNSLSLSSFWGLFLICGLACLLALVIFFLRIFCQYSRYSNQVEQFPEPQIVNRPARLTTIKSLISFVDKKEEEVKNALKKRPNGSQHPSIGDSQHPSIGNTATEEQSTLPT; from the exons ATGGGCTATTCTCACCTTGCCGCCCTGCTTCTGTGTGCCTGCATGTTCGCCAGTGGAACCACGGCAGGTAACCAGAATGGCACCGGTGTTCCCGCAAGGCCGGCTGAGGTGCGCATCGGTGCGCTGTTCACGTTTGACTCGGTTATCGGGAAGGCGGTGAGGCCCGCTATTGAGCTTGCTGTTGCGCATGTCAATGCCGATCCTAGCATACTCCGGGGGACGAAACTGAGTGTTCTTATGCAGGACACTAAATGCAGTGGATTTGTTGGCACCATAGAAG CATTGCAGCTTCTGGCTAAAGATGTAGTCGCTGTATTAGGTCCACAATCCTCAGCTGTTGCTCATGTCATTTGCCATGCTGTCAATGAACTCCATGTCCCTCTTGTCTCTTTCTCAGCCACTGATCCTACCCTTTCTTCCCTTGAATACCCTTATTTTGTGAGGGCTACACAAAGTGATTACTACCAAATGGGTGCTATCGCTAGCATCATTAGCTATTATCGATGGAAACAAGTCATCGccatatatgttgatgatgacTATGGTAGAGGTGGCATCATGGCACTAGGTGATGCCCTTGCAAAAAGGAAGTGCAAGATAGCTTACAAAGCTAAGTTGCCACCTGGTGCTGCAAATACTACTGTCGAGGATATCTTGATGCAGGTAAATGAAATGGAGTCACGTGTCTATGTTGTCCACGTTAACCCTGACTCTGGTCTTAACGTGTTCTCAGCTGCAAAATCTTTGGGGATGATGAGCAGTGGCTATGTATGGATAGCAACAGACTGGCTTTCTGAAGTGATAGATTCGTCTGGGCATGATAATCCTGCTGTAATGGAACATACACAGGGTGTTCTTGTGCTTCGGCAGCATGTCACTGTTTCTGAAATTCAGCATGCACTGTTGCCCAAGTGGAATAATCTTACCAGGAATGGAATCGCTTACTCTATGCGTGCTTATGACTCTGTATGGTTAGTTGCTCATGCTATTGAGCGATTTCTGAGCGAAGGGAATGCTATATCTTTTTCTGCAGACCCAAATTTGGTAACTACAAAAGGAAGTAGCCTTCAGTTAGATTCTCTTAGGATATTCAACAATGGAAATAAACTACTGGAGAAAGTGTGGAGCGCGAATTTCTCAGGGGTTTCTGGTCCAGTTCAATTTACCTTGGACAGGAATTTGGTCCACCCAGCTTACGATATTCTGAATATTGGTGGTACAGGATTAAGAACTATTGGATATTGGTCAAATTTTTCAGGTCTCTCAGTTGTTGCTCCTGAAAATTTAAATTTATCATCACTGAACTCATCAACCAACAATGTACAGCTCCATAGTGCTATATGGCCTGGTCAGGTTTCTGAGACGCCTCGTGGTTGGGTGTTTTCATATCATGGGAAGCCTATGAGGATTGGAGTACCTCTCCGAACAAGCTACAAAGAGTTTGTTATGCAAGATGATGGACCTGATGGAGTAAAGGGATTTGCAGTTGATGTCTTTAAAGCTGCAATAAGCCTGTTGCCATATCCAGTTTCATGCAATTTTGTTTTATTTGGAGATGGTTTGAAGAATCCTAGCTACAGTGACCTTGTTCAGAAGGTTTCTGAAAAT TACTTTGACGCTGCAATAGGGGACATTGCTATAGTGACGAATCGAACAAGACTTGTTGATTTTACCCAGCCGTATATCGAATCGGGTCTCATTATTGTAGCTCCAGCAAGGGAGATTGAATCAAATGCTTGGGCTTTTCTGAAACCATTTACCTTCCAGATGTGGTGTGTCCTAggtgtcatcttcctctttGTGGGTGCAGTTGTTTGGGTACTTGAACACCGCACTAATACTGAGTTCCGTGGACCTCCAAGGCAACAAATTATGACTGTGTGCTG GTTTAGTTTCTCTACCATGTTCTTTGCACACA GAGAGAACACAGTCAGCGCACTTGGTAGATTCGTGCTGCTGATCTGGCTCTTTGTCGTGCTGATTATTAACTCAAGCTACACTGCAAGCTTGACATCACTTCTCACAGTTCAGGAGCTGACATCAGGGATTCAGGGCCTCGATAGCTTGATCTCGAGTTCAAGTGCAATTGGCTATCAAGTTGGATCTTTTTCCAGAAACTACCTTGTCGATGAGCTCAATATTGCTGAGTCCCGTTTAGTGCCACTAAATAGCCCGTCAGATTATGCAAGAGCTCTAGAGCTAGGGTCAGGAAATGGTGGTGTGGCTGCAATTATTGATGAGCTTCCGTATGTTGAGATCTTCTTGTCAAAATACTGCAAATTCAAGACAGTTGGTCAGGTTTTCACAAAAAGTGGATGGGGATTT GCCTTCCCAAGAGACTCACCTCTCGCCGAGGACTTGTCAACAGCGATCCTGACACTATCAGAGAATGGCAATCTCCAGAGGATCCATGATGAATGGTTAAGTGGGACAGAGTGCAGTGCAGACAACAATGCGGCCGCGTCGAACTCCTTGAGCCTGTCGAGCTTCTGGGGCCTCTTCCTCATCTGTGGCCTTGCATGTCTCCTTGCTCTTGTGATTTTCTTCCTTCGCATATTTTGCCAGTACAGCAGGTACAGTAACCAGGTGGAGCAGTTTCCTGAGCCCCAGATTGTAAATCGACCAGCAAGGTTAACTACCATCAAGTCATTGATCTCTTTTGTTGataagaaggaggaggaggtgaagaatgctctcaagaaaagaccaAATGGCAGTCAGCATCCAAGCATAGGTGACAGTCAGCATCCAAGCATAGGCAATACAGCTACAGAAGAACAATCCACATTACCAACATAA